A window of Bradyrhizobium diazoefficiens genomic DNA:
CAAGGGCGTCCATCTGATGGCGCCGCTTGACGAGCCGATGCTGCACGACCGCGCGCATCGCATCGCCCGCAGCCTCTGCGCCGAGTTCGCCGCCCGCGACGCGGACCGGTACATCCTCTCGGCGCAAGCGCGGCGGAGGGGGCGGATCTTTCTCGACTACTTGCGCAACGGACGCGGGACGACCGCCATCGGCACCTATTCGCCGCGGGCGCGCGAGCACTTTCCGATCGCCGCGCCGGTGACCTGGGCGCGCATCGAACGAGGGATCAGCCCGGACGCATTCACGATCGAGAACCCGTTCCGGGTGAAGAGGAGGTGACCATGGCGGACGCATTCGACCGCTGGATCGAGTGGGCCAACAACCGGCCCGGCCAAAGACCTGGGCTTGCGTCCGACGTCCACGCCAGCGTGATGTCTCTGGATACACAGGATCGTACCGACCGACAAAAGGTCAATGCCGCCGTGGAGCATCGGGCCGAACTGCGTCGAACGGGACGGACCGCGTGGATCTATCTCGACGACTTCGACCGCGGAACACGGCGGACGATCGGCGATCCCGAATGGGTGAAGGTGTTCGCGTCCGCCGAAGCCGCCGATAGATGGTTCCACAAGCACGATCCGGAAGGCGTCGCGTGGGAGTACGAGATAGAAGGCGGGCCGCGGCAAGCGTCGGTCTGGATCTTCCTCTCCGCCGAAGGCTCCAGAGAAATCGGCGACCCGGGCTGGATCAAGCTGTTCGCCACGGAACGGGCCGCCGAGAAATGGCTTGAGCAGAACGCTCCGACCCGCCAGTCTTGGGAATATCCGGTCGAGGAGTGAGACGTGAGCACGTTCGTGGACAGCTCGCTCTGGTTCGCCGCCGCCTCTGCGCGCGACCGCAACAACGGGCTCGCCAAGTCCATTCTGCTCAGCCTCGATGGATGGAGGCTAACGGACCATGTGCTCGCCGAAACCTGGCAACTGCTGTCGGCAAGGTTCGGCAGAGAAGTGGCGGAGACGTTTTGGGAGCGCCTGCGGCAGTCCGGCGCCGTCGTCGAGCCCGTCACGTCCAGCGATCTGGAAGCGGCTTCTCGGATCGAGGCCAGTTGTCCGGACGAAGACTATTCGCTCGTCGACCGCACCAGCTTCGCCGTCATGGAACGGCTCGGCATCACACGGGCCGCATCCTTCAGCCCCTCCTTCTCGACCTACCGCTACGGCCGCCGCAAGCAGGCTTTCCAGATCGTTCGCTCGGGCCACAGCGCTGCGTTCGCGGCCCTGAGGGAAGCCATGCTTCACCGCAGATCCGTTCGGTTGAACTATTCGGGCAAAGAACTGGAGGTCTGCCCGTACATCCTCGGCCACGCTGTCGGGGAAGAGCGGGCCTTCGTCTTGGTCGTGGATGGGCCTGGCGAGCGGAAGGAATCAAGACGGGGACGTTGGATGTGCCTGCGGCTCGCGAAGATCGAAAGCATCGAGGCTCTCGACTGCCCGTGGATCGACCGGCCATTTCCTGGGCCGGTTCAGCGATGTGTCGATCAGGTGCATCTGGACGTGCGCCAGCTGTAGGGCAAGGACGCCGGCGGGCCTGCGGAAAGCTGCGATGCTGGTGAAGTTGCCTGAGCGCCAGCAGGCCTGCGGGGCCACTCGTCTGCTCACGCAGCGTCCAGGCCACGATGCTCGTCGATCGGCGAGCTGGCCGAGCGGCGGAGCCTACCGGCTTCCTCGCTGCCGCATCTGGTGCATCTGAAGGTCACCTCTCGGTCCGAAAATGTGCTCCTGTGAGACCCGACAGCCATGGGCCAAGCACCGCATCTTGGACACTTCACCAGCAGGTCATCGGTCTCGATCATCTCGAACGCTCCTCGGCTGCGCCCCCCGGCGCGCCAACGTGCCTTCACCGAAGCCGTTCCTCGCCGAACGCGCAGAATTGCCATCGTCTGTCGCCCTCCGCCAGCGATCACCGCCATCACCCGCAGGCGGAGCGAACCTGACGTATTCGTCTCGAAAACGCCGTGAATTGCTCGAATCTCGAATACCTCGGGAAGCTTTTTCGTGCGAGATACTCCGCCTGATTGATTCGACTTCTTGGGACGCGATGCTATCGACCCCGATGGATCTGGCAACAATGGCCGAGGCCTTGACCCGGTCGGCCGACTACCGGGTGCTGCGGCGCTTGATAGCCCGCCCGGTGTCCCAGCCGGGCGTCGCGCAGGATTGCAAAACCGGGATTCTGCTGGACACCGAGACGACCGGCCTCGACCACGCCAAGGACGAGATCATCGAGCTCGGGATGGTCAAGTTCGACTACACGTCGGACGGGCGGATCGTCGGCGTCCGGGACACGTTCTCCGCCTTCAACGAACCGAGTGCGCCGATTTCCGCGGAAGTGACGGCACTCACCGGCATCACCAACGAAATGGTTGCCGGTCACAAATTCGACGATGCCGCCGTCATGGCCTTCGCCGACAGTGCAGCTATCACGATTGCCCACAACAGCGCTTTCGACAGGAAGTTCGCCGAACGCTACTGGCCCGTCTTCGAGCACAAGGCCTGGGGCTGCAGCATGAACGAGATCGACTGGCGCAAACACGGCTTCGCGGGGGCGCAGCTCGGCTACCTTCTGAACGGCGCCGGCTTCTTCCACCAGGCGCACCGGGCCGTCGACGATTGCCATGCCTTGCTGGAAGTTCTC
This region includes:
- a CDS encoding PIN domain-containing protein, giving the protein MSTFVDSSLWFAAASARDRNNGLAKSILLSLDGWRLTDHVLAETWQLLSARFGREVAETFWERLRQSGAVVEPVTSSDLEAASRIEASCPDEDYSLVDRTSFAVMERLGITRAASFSPSFSTYRYGRRKQAFQIVRSGHSAAFAALREAMLHRRSVRLNYSGKELEVCPYILGHAVGEERAFVLVVDGPGERKESRRGRWMCLRLAKIESIEALDCPWIDRPFPGPVQRCVDQVHLDVRQL
- a CDS encoding 3'-5' exonuclease, with protein sequence MLSTPMDLATMAEALTRSADYRVLRRLIARPVSQPGVAQDCKTGILLDTETTGLDHAKDEIIELGMVKFDYTSDGRIVGVRDTFSAFNEPSAPISAEVTALTGITNEMVAGHKFDDAAVMAFADSAAITIAHNSAFDRKFAERYWPVFEHKAWGCSMNEIDWRKHGFAGAQLGYLLNGAGFFHQAHRAVDDCHALLEVLAFELPATGAPALALLLQTARKPTLRVWAEQTAFELKDSLKRRGYRWNDGSDGRPKSWFIDVDEAALDDEIAFLRAEIYMRDVEPSVQRLTAFTRFSARD